Sequence from the Nitrosopumilus maritimus SCM1 genome:
TTGCCGAAGAACATGGAGAGTTTTACAAACCAGACCCACTGCTCACATCAATGCAGTGAATCAATTAATTCCCAAATGTTCTTTGATTTTAGTAACATCTTCTCCAATCATAGATATCTGACTACTTAATGCCCAAACAGAGTTTCTTGATTGGATATTTTGATTATTCAAATATTTTACCAAGGTCATAGTAAATTCAGAGTTGTTTGTTTTCTCTAAATAAGAAATGATTTCATCAATCATTTGAGGAGGCAATCCTTTATCCAATTTATCAATAAGTTGTTTGCATTCTTCATCATCTTGAATTGCCATGAATTGTATACACACTTTTGATTAAAGAAGATTATGCAGAGATTAGTTCTATTATTTTTGTAACTGCTTCTTGAGCATTATCTACACCAACAATTTTTACATTTTCTCTATGATCCAAATATCCATCAATATATTGTTCCACTGAACCGTTGAGATTTCTAATTGCAACCATTGGTTTTTTTGACATGTATGATGCACAAACCTCAGATAATGTGCCAGAACCACCACCAACAATTATGACACCATCAGCACTCAGTGCATTAAGAAAATCACGAGTAAATCCCATTCCAGTAGGAATTACAATATCACA
This genomic interval carries:
- a CDS encoding TIGR00725 family protein; this encodes MVKKRQILVIGNNTNGCTPEHEKIAYDIGVEIAKSDSVLITGGLGGIMTAASRGAKDTDGLTVGIIPQDDASEANEYCDIVIPTGMGFTRDFLNALSADGVIIVGGGSGTLSEVCASYMSKKPMVAIRNLNGSVEQYIDGYLDHRENVKIVGVDNAQEAVTKIIELISA